A window of the Falco rusticolus isolate bFalRus1 chromosome 1, bFalRus1.pri, whole genome shotgun sequence genome harbors these coding sequences:
- the LOC119152308 gene encoding short coiled-coil protein isoform X2 — protein sequence MNADMDAVEAENQVELEEKTRLINQVLELQHTLEDLSARVDAVKEENLKLKSENQVLGQYIENLMSASSVFQTTDTKSKRK from the exons ATGAACGCCGACATGGATG CTGTTGAGGCTGAAAATCAGGTGGAATTAGAAGAGAAAACACGGCTTATTAACCAAGTGTTGGAACTGCAGCACACACTTGAAG ATCTCTCAGCACGAGTAGATGCTgttaaggaagaaaacttgaaactgaaatcagaaaacCAAGTTCTTGGACAATATATAGAAAATCTGATGTCGGCGTCTAGTGTTTTCCAAACAACtgacacaaaaagcaaaaggaagtaA